Below is a genomic region from bacterium.
TCTGCCTGTTCAACAACGTGGCCCTCGCGGCGCGGCACGCGCGCGAGACGCACGGCATCGATCGGGTCGTGATCCTCGATTGGGACGTGCATCACGGCAACGGCACGCAGGACGTATTCTACCGCGAACCGGGCGTCGTCGTGTGCTCGATCCACCAGGAGCACTGGTATCCCGGCACCGGCGCGATGGCCGAGATGGGTGAGGGACCGGGGGAGGGGACGACCGTCAACCTGCCGCTGCCGGAGGGCGTGGGCGACGGCGGCTACGCGCACCTGTGGGAGGAGGTCGTGCTTCCGCTGGTACGCGCGGCCGCTCCCGGGCTGATCCTCGTGTCCGCCGGATACGATGCGCACCACGCGGACCCGCTCAGCGACATGCGCGTCACCGCCCGCGGCTTCGGCCGGCTGAGCCGCCTGCTTCGCGAGGCGGTGGACCGCACGCCGGTCGCCGTGGTGCTGGAGGGCGGGTACGATCTCGGCGGGTTGGCGTACTCGGTCGCGGCCACGCTCGAGGGCTTCACGGGCATTGCGGCCGGCGTGGCCGAGCCGCCCGCGGAGATCGGGGAGGCTCCGTTTGCCGTGGCCGCCGCCCGCGCCCGCGAAGCGCGCGGCCTGCTCGGCGCGTACTGGAAGCTGTAAAGGAGGCTCCGATGTTGATCGCGGTTCCCCCACACCGTCCGCGCGTTCACCCGGAGGCGTTTGTCGCCCCGTCTGCGGATCTTGTCGGGCATGTCGTCGTCGAGGCTGGCGCGAGCGTCTGGTTCCACGCCACCTGTCGGGCCGAGGAAGAGCCGATCACGTTGGGGATCGAGAGCAACCTGCAGGACGGCTGCGTCGTGCACACCGATCCAGGCTTTCCGGTCCGCATCGGCCGGGGCGTGACCGTGGGGCACCGGGTGATTCTGCACGGGTGCACGGTGGAGGACGGCGCCCTGGTCGGCATGGGGGCGATCGTGCTGAACGGCGCCCGCGTCGGCGCCGAGGCACTGGTGGGGTCCGGCGCACTCGTTCCCGAGGGCAAGATCGTGCCGCCGCGGACGCTGTTCTTGGGCGTGCCGGGCCGGGTCGTCCGCGATCTGAGCGACGCCGATCTCGAGCGCCTGCGCGCCGGCGCGATCCACTATGTCGAGCGGGCGCGCCGGTACCGGGTGTGGCTGGCCCGCGAGGAATAGCTCGCTAGGACCCGGCCATCTCCGCGACGACGCGCGCCAGCACCGAGTAGTCGAGCTCGGCAAACCCCTTGTTCATCGCCGCCTGGTAGAGCTGCGCGGCAAGGCCGGCGCCGAGCAACGGGACGTCGAGTGCGCGCCCGGTTTCCGTGACGATCCCCATGTCTTTGTGATAG
It encodes:
- a CDS encoding histone deacetylase; the encoded protein is MARDAGPGSRDPGAVPTPALFITDPAYLTHVTGPHHPERPDRLRAIEALLRTTPYWEQFPRRAPEPVDEAYLQGVHTRAHVALVREIATSGGGALDADTPVSPASYDVARLAAGGARMAVDAVLRDEARVAVAFVRPPGHHAGPGYGMGFCLFNNVALAARHARETHGIDRVVILDWDVHHGNGTQDVFYREPGVVVCSIHQEHWYPGTGAMAEMGEGPGEGTTVNLPLPEGVGDGGYAHLWEEVVLPLVRAAAPGLILVSAGYDAHHADPLSDMRVTARGFGRLSRLLREAVDRTPVAVVLEGGYDLGGLAYSVAATLEGFTGIAAGVAEPPAEIGEAPFAVAAARAREARGLLGAYWKL
- a CDS encoding gamma carbonic anhydrase family protein; the encoded protein is MLIAVPPHRPRVHPEAFVAPSADLVGHVVVEAGASVWFHATCRAEEEPITLGIESNLQDGCVVHTDPGFPVRIGRGVTVGHRVILHGCTVEDGALVGMGAIVLNGARVGAEALVGSGALVPEGKIVPPRTLFLGVPGRVVRDLSDADLERLRAGAIHYVERARRYRVWLAREE